A region of the Desulfosoma caldarium genome:
CATGGCGGAACGCCTTTACGCAGGGGATCGCGCCGTGGGCTACGCTTCCCGAAATGTCGGCCTCTTTGCCATGAACCTCATGTTCGCAGCCTTGGATCAAGGCTGGGACACGCACCCCATGGACGGGTTTGACGTCGAAGGAGTTCAAAAACTTTTCGGGCTGGACCCTAAATATGTGCCGGTCATGCTGCTGGCCATCGGCAAGAAACGCCCCGACGCGGCGCTGCTACCGCGAGGCATGCGCCGCTCATTTGATGAGGTGTTCATTCTTCGCTAGGAGTTTCTTCGGCGCTCCAAAGAGCGACGAAAAAAGCCTCTGCCCCATCAAGGACAGCTACAGCCCGCTTGGAAAGTGTGCTTGACAGCAACGCCCTCATGCCTATACTCAACGCTTTACTCGTGACCGAAAGAGGCGAGGATGAAAATTCGAGTGGACGAAATTCCAGACTCAGGGCGTTTGGTTCACGTTCATTGGACCCAGGATCGTTTAGAACGCCTTCTACCGCCTAACGATCCCCAAGGGTTTTCCTTGGCTCGTCCACTGAACGTGGATCTGGAAATCCACAAGAAGCCTGACCACATCGAGGTCACGGGCACCCTTGAGGGGCAGCTGACCCTGCGGTGCGATCGTTGCCTTGAGGAATACGCTTCGGTTTTGAAGCGCTCCGTGCGGGTGCTCCTTTTCCACGAAGTCCGCGGCCCTAAAGAGGAGGAGGTGGAACTGGAGCCGGATGAGCTGGAGTATGAATTTTTTGATGGGGAAATCATTGAAGTGGACCGCATGATCGCTGAAGAAGTGTTCTTAGAACTTCCCATGCGATGCTTGTGTTCCGAGACCTGTCGAGGATTATGTGCGGGCTGCGGGGCCAACCTCAACAGGGAAACGTGTACGTGTCAAAAAACCAGGGCCTCCTCGCCCTTTGATGTGCTTAAAAGCCTCACATTTTCCAATCCCTGAAGCGATGTCACAAGGAGATACACATCATGGCCGTACCCAAGCGAAGAACTTCCAAATCGAGACGAGACAAACGGCGGAGCCATCTGCACCTGACGGCTCCTTCCCTTACCACATGCCCCCAGTGCCATGAACCCGTCATGCCGCACCGCATCTGCCCCTCATGCGGGTCTTACAAGGGCAGGCCGGTTTTGGTCACGGAAGAAGTCTAGAGCGGGGGCGTTGACCTTTGAATGGCTGGGCCGATGGTCATCGCCGTAGATGCCATGGGGGGGGATGCGGCCCCCGATGCCGTAGTGCGGGGCGCGCTGCAAGCCTCGGCCCGCACCAACGCGCGTATACTTCTCGTTGGTGACGAGAAGCGTCTTCATCGGTGCCTAACCTCCGAGAGGCACTCACCGGCCATCGACGTCCTCCATGCCCCTGAAACCGTGGATATGGGGGACATTGGTCCCTTGGCCCTTCGAAAAAAAAGGCTTTCTTCCCTCTACGTGGCCATGGATCAATTGCAGCGCGGCACCGCTGATGCGGTGGTGAGTGCGGGCAACAGCGCGGCCATCGTGGCCACCGCATCGCACCATCTGGGGCTCATTCCCGGACTCAAACGTCCGGCCCTGGGCGTTCTTTTGCCTTCCTTCGGCCCTGACATCCTGTTAGCCGATGCCGGCGCTCACAGTGAATCCGGAAGCATTCATCTGGCGCAGACGGTTTTCTTGGCGATCTCTTTTTTAAAGCATTCGTGCGGCCGTCCTCATCCCAGCATCGGCATTCTCAACATCGGGCATGAACCCACCAAGGGCCCTCGCGCCATTCAAGGCGCCATGAAGCTCCTTGCCGAGTCTTTCACCCCCGCCCTGCGCTATGTGGAACCTCACACCCTTTTCCACGGCACGGTGGACGGCGTGGTGTGCGACGGTTTTGTGGGCAACGCCTTGGTCAAGCTTTTGGAAGGCGTTTCGGATGCCGCTCGCCAGTGCTTGGGGACTCTCGGAGGCGACAAGCTCGAACCCTCTGCGCACCGAAAAGCCCCTCCGCCCGAACAATGGTTGCACCGACTGGCCTCTAAGGAACTGGGGGCAGCTCCATTGCTGGGTGTGCGCAAGACCGTGCTCATTGCCCATGGGCGCTCTCAGGCCCGGGAAATCGCCAACGCCATACTGGACGCTGTAGGATACGTTCGGCAGGAACTCTACCCGCGCATGGAAAAGGATGGGGAACTTTTGGAGCACCTGGCGGCCGTTCGAAGCCACTACACGCGATGGATGCTTGCAGGACTCAAGGGCCCATGGCGACTCAGCACCAAGAAGCCGGAATCCGATAAAGGAGGACAGCCTTGAATTACTTTTTGACCGACGAGCAGAAGATGATTCAGGAATTGGCCGAACAAATTGCACGGGAAAAAATTCGGCCCATGAGAGCTCAGTTAGACGAGGCCGAAGAGTTCCCCACGGACATTTTAAAGACCCTGGCTCAGTCGGACTTGTTCGGTGTATATATTCCTGAAGAATACGGCGGTCTAGGTGGCGGCATTTTGGAAAACTGCCTGGCCGTCGAGCAACTGGCTCGAGCCTGCATCGGCGTGGCCACTTCCTTTGCCGCCAGCGGCTTGGGAGCATATCCCATATTGCTGTACGGTTCCGAAGCCCAAAAAGCCGCCTACCTTCCGGACATTGCGGCGGGAAAAAGGCTTGCCGCCTTTGCGGTCACCGAATCGGGCGCCGGAAGCGATGTGACGGCCATTCGCACCACGGCGATCAAAGACGGCAATTTTTACGTTTTGAACGGCACCAAGCAGTGGATCACCAATGGCGGAGAAGCAGACATCTACAGTGTGTTGGCGGTGACGGACAAGACCAAGGGGCCTCGAGGGGCCAGCTTTTTCATCGTGGAAAAGGGGGATCCCGGATTTTCTTTTGGAAAGAAAGAAAAAAAACTGGGCATTCGCGCCTCGGCGACGCGGGAACTGGTGTTTCAGGACTGCCGCATTCCCAAGGACCGCCTCATCGGCCGTGAAGGGATGGGGTTCATCATTGCCATGAAAACCTTTGACAAATCCAGACCGGGTATCGGAGCCTTAGGGGTGGGGCTGGCGCAAGGCGCTTTGGATATTGCTGTAGAATATGCACGAAAGCGCATTCAATTCGGCAAACCCATCATCACCTTTCAGGCGATTCAGCACAAGTTGGCGGACATGGCCATCAAAACGGAAGCCGCCCGCGCTTTGATTTATTGCGCGGCGCGCCATCTGGATACGGACCCGCCTGACGCCGGCAAGGTGGCCGCCATGTGCAAGGTGTTCGCCAGCGATACGGCCATGGAAGTGACTACGGAAGCCGTCCAAATCCTTGGAGGCTACGGATACATGCGCGACTACCCCGTGGAAAAGATGTTTCGCGACGCCAAGATTCTTCAGATCTACGAAGGCACCAACGAAATCCAACGAAACATTATCGGCCAGGAACTCAACAAGGAATACGCTCGCTTAAAGGAAAGCTTTATCTAAGGCCTCGAGCACGGCAAGCTGTGAAAGTGGCGCAGACAGCCACATGCCGTCGCGCCGTGCGGCGCTTCTTACTGAAGAGAGACGTGAGCCAGCGGATGGAGCCATGAAAATCGTTGTCTGCATCAAGCAAGTTCCCGATGCCAAGAACGTGCGCATCGACCCGAACACCCACACCTTGGTGCGCCAGGGGGTGGAGTCCATTATCAATCCTTTTGACCTTTTTGCCGTGGAAGCCGCGCTTCGCCTCAAAGACCAACATGGCGCCCATGTCACCGCACTCACCATGGGCCCCCCTCAAGCCGAAGAAGCTCTGCGGGAAGTGCTTTCCCGGGGGGTGGATGATGCGGTGCTGTTGAGTGACCGCGCCTTTGCCGGAGCGGACACCTGGGCGACAGCTACGGTTTTGGCGGCCGCCATTCGCAAAATCCAGGACGTCTCGCTGATTTTTTGCGGCAAACAGGCCATCGACGGGGACACAGCGCAGGTGGGCCCTGAATTGGCCACCTTGTTGGACATGCCTTATGCCACCTTCGTCAAGGGCTTGGAACTTCAAGGCGACGGTCACCTTCACGTGGTGCGCAAGACCGATGAAGGCATCGAGGAATGGCGGCTTCCCTTGCCCGCTTTGCTCACGGTCCTTCGCGATGTGGGCGATCCCAGACTTCCATCGCTGAAGCACAAGATGCGAGCCCGAAAGGCTGTCATTCCCGTGTGGGGCCTTGAGGATGTGGGGCTTTCGGAAGATCGCGTGGGTCTTCGAGGCTCCTTTACGCAGGTGGTGCGCGTGTTCAGTCCGCCGAAACGTTCGGACCGATGGATGCTGGAAGGTTCGGTGGCCGAGCAAGTGGAAAAACTTTACCAGTACCTAAAGGAAGCCAAGGTTCCCGGTCTATGAAAGCGTTGGTCGATTTACAAAAATGCACCGCCTGTGGCGTGTGCCAGGATGTGTGCCCCGTGGGGGCCATCACGGTTTCGGAAACCCATGCCGTGGTGTCCGACGACTGCACCCTGTGCGGCATGTGCGTGGACACCTGTGAGTTTCAGGCTATCACCCTTCCCGAAGTGGGCTCCGGAGCTCCAACCGATGCGGCCTCCTACCGTGGTGTCTGGGCCTTTGCCGAATGGCGGCACGGCCGGGTGCATGCTGTCAGTTACGAGCTCCTCAGCGCGGCGCGGCGCCTTGCCGACAAGAAAGGAGTTTCATGCGCCGCCGTGCTCTTGGGAGAAAACCTGAGGGATCGCGCCTCGGAACTTTTGCGTTACGGGGCCGATGTGGTCTATGTGGTGGACCACCCCGCCTTGCGACACTTTACGGATGAAGCCTACAGCCGATGCCTTGTGGAACTGGTGCGACGCCATAAACCCGAAATTCTTCTCGCCGGCGCCACGTCCATCGGCCGATCCTTCATTCCTCGCGTTGCCGCCATGCTGCAGACGGGGCTCACCGCCGATTGCACCGATTTGGACATCAGCGATGAGGGTTTGCTCCTGCAGACGCGTCCCGCTTTTGGCGGTAATGTCATGGCCACCATCATCTGCCCCTACGGTCGCCCTCAAATGGCCACGGTACGCCCTCGAGTCATGCGCCCTGTGCTGGACCCGCGCAACGGGCGCGTGGAATCGGTCACCTTGCCCGAAGAAGTGTTTCGCACCCGCGTGCAGGTGCTCCAGGTGATTCCCGAAGAGGATACCACGGCGAAACTTTCCGAAGCCGAGGTCATCATTTCCGGTGGGCGCGGCTTGCAGAAGGCGGAAAATTTTCGAATGGTCGAAGAACTGGCGCGGCTTTTCAAAGGAGCCGTCGGGGCATCGCGCAGCGTCGTGGAAGAGGGCTGGGTTCCGGTTTCCCATCAGGTGGGCCAGACGGGCCAGACGGTCTCTCCGACGCTGTACATGGCCATTGGCATCTCGGGCGCCATTCAGCACATTGTGGGCATGCAGGGATCCAAGATCGTCGTGGCCGTGAACAAAGACCCGGAAGCTCCCATCTTTGACGTGGCCTCCTGCGGCGTGGTGGCCGATTTGTTTGAATTCGTGCCGGCGTTTATCGAACGCATTCGACGAGGCGAATCTTAGAAAACTGAAACCGAGCGCGCCTTTGCGGGCTCACGCAGAGGGCCTTGACCTGGGCGAGCTCGGCAGGTTGCATGGCAAAGGGAGGTTCCCATGGCACAGGCCAAAGTGGTTGTGGTCACCGGCGCCAGTCGTGGTATCGGCCGAGCGGTCGCCTTGGCTTTTGCCGAACCCGGCACCACGGTGGTGGTCAATTACCGATCAGGACGTGAGGCTGCGGAAGAAACTGGGCGTGCCATCACGGAGCGAGGCGCCCAGGCAGTTCTCAGCCCCTTTGATGTGGCAGACCCGGAAGCCGTCAAAGCGGCGTTCAAAAACCTTACCGACACTCTGGGCCGCCTGGACGTCCTGGTCAACAATGCCGGCATCACCCGGGACAACATTTTCCCTCGCCTCAAAGAATCCGATTGGGATGAGGTCCTCAACGTGAATCTGAAAGGCGTGTTCTTGTGCTGCCAGGCCGCCATGCGCCCCATGCTCAAACAGCGCTATGGGCGCATCATCAACATCACTTCCGTTGTGGGCTTTACAGGAAACGCCGGCCAGTGCAATTATGCCGCTGCCAAGGCCGGCATCGTGGGTCTGACGCGCTCCCTTGCCCGTGAGGTCGTTTCCCGAAACATCACCGTCAACGCTGTGGCTCCCGGCTACATTGAAACGGAAATGACCCAGGCCCTTGGAGAAGAGGCCCGACAGGCTCTTTTGTCTCAGATTCCTGCGGGGCGCACGGGATCGCCCGAGGAGGTGGCCGCCGCCGTGCGCTTCCTAGCCTCCGACGCTGCAGGATACATCACAGGCCAGGTTCTCCACGTCAACGGCGGCATGTTCATGGGATAAGTAGCTGAGACAACACGCACCAATTTCTTGGCAGACATTGACGAGGGCATCATGGTAGAAGGCGCAAAGCGAAGGGTTGTGGTCACAGGATTGGGACTGGTCACACCTTTGGGGGTCGGCGTGGAACAGAATTGGACCAATGTGATCAACGGCGTTTCAGGCATCGCCCCCATCACCCGGTTTAACACGGAAGGCTTCGCCACGCGCATCGCCGGCGAAGTCAAAGGATTTCAGCCGGAAGAGTTTATCCCCAAAAAAGATTTGCGTAAAATGGACATCTTTCTCACCTACGCCATCGCCGCCGCACAATTGGCCGTTCAAGACGCCTCCCTGACCATCGATCCCTCAGAAAGTCCTCGAGCGGGCGTGGTCATGGGCTGTGGACTGGGAGGCCTCACCACTATTGAAGAATGTCATAAGACCCTCTTGCAGTCTGGGCCTCGTAAGATCAGTCCTTTTTTTATTCCCATGCTCATCGCCAATATGGCTCCGGGACTCATCTCCATTCAGCACGGAGCCAAGGGACCCAATCTGTCCTTTCAGACTGCCTGCGCGGCGGGAACCCATGCCATCGGCCACGCCTTTCACTTGATTCGAGACGGGGCCGCCGACATCATGATCACGGGTGGTGTGGAATCCACCATCACACCCCTTTGTGTGGGCGGTTTCAATGCCATGCGGGCTTTATCCACGCGCAACGACGAACCCGAAAGAGCTTCCCGACCTTTTGACAAGGACCGGGACGGGTTCGTTTTGGGCGAAGGCAGTGCGGTACTCATTTTGGAAGAGGCGGAACGGGCCAGGAAACGAGGAGTGCGCATCTACGCGGAGGTGATCGGATTCGGCGCTTCCGGAGATGCCTACCACATGACGGCGCCGCCGCCCGATGCCGAAGGCGCCGCCCTGTGCATGCGCGCGGCTTTAAACGATGCGGGCATCGACCCTCACGAAGTGGACTACATCAATGCTCACGGCACGTCCACAGATCTTAACGATCGCCTCGAAACCTTGGCCATCAAGACCGTTTTCGGGGATCATGTTAAGAAACTGGCCGTTAGTTCCACCAAGTCCATGACGGGCCATCTGCTAGGGGCCGCTGGAGGCGTGGAAGGGGCCTACACGGTGCTCACCCTCTATCACGACGTCATTCCGCCCACCATCAACTACGAAACGCCCGATCCAGACTGTGACCTGGACTACGTGCCCAACGTCGCCCGCAGAGCTTCGGTGCACGTGGCCCTGTCCAACTCCTTTGGATTCGGCGGAACCAACGGAACCCTGGTTTTCAAAAAATGGACCGAATAGGCCAAGGGCACGCTATGGGTTTGTTGACATGAAAATCATGATCGGCGCCGATCACGCAGGCTTTGAACTTAAGGAACACATCGTGGCCCATTTGCGCCTCAAAGGCCATCACGTGGAGGACATCGGGACCCACAGCTCGGATTCCGTGGACTACCCGGATTACGCCTTTACGGTGGCGCGCGCCGTGGCTCAGGGCATGGTGGATCGAGGCATTCTCCTGTGCGGCAGCGGCATCGGCATGTCGATGGCGGCCAATCGCGTTCCCGGAGTGCGGGCGGTCCTGGCTTCGGAACCCTATGCTGCCAAGATGAGCCGGCGCCACAACGACAGCAATGTATTGTGCCTCGGTGGGCGCTTCATCGGTCCGGATCTGGCTCGGGAAATCGTGGACGTGTGGCTGGCCGAAACCTTTGAAGGGGGCCGTCACTGTCGTCGCTTGGATTTGCTGGACAATCCTTCTTCGTGGAGAAACTTTCGATGAACACGAGCTCACTGGAAAGAACGGACCCGGCCATGGCCAAGGTCCTTCGAGACGAAGAAATACGGCAGCGCACCAAACTGGAACTGATCGCCTCCGAAAACTTCGTCAGCGACGCCGTGCGAATCGCTCAAGGATCCGTCCTGACCAACAAATACGCCGAGGGCTATCCCGGACGGCGCTACTACGGTGGGTGCGAACATGTGGATGTTGCCGAATCCTTGGCGCAAGAAAGGGCCAAGGCCCTTTTTCAATGCCGCTACGCCAACGTGCAGCCCCACTCAGGATCCCAGGCCAACATGGCCGTCTATTTCGCCTTGTTGCAGCCGGGCGACACCATCATGGGTATGGACCTGCGCCAAGGCGGGCATCTCACCCACGGCAGTCCCGTGAGCTTTTCCGGAAGGCTGTTTCGCGTGGTCTCTTACGGGGTGCATCCGGACACGGAAACCATCGACTTCGACCAGATGATACGACTGGCTCAAGAACACCGGCCCAAACTCATTATCGCCGGGGCCAGCGCCTATCCGCGCCTCATTGATTTTGCACGATTTCGCCATATCTGTGACGAAATTGGGGCTTATCTCATGGTGGACATGGCCCACATCGCGGGGCTGGTCGCCGCAGGCCTTCACCCCAACCCGCTCCCCCACGCCCATGCGGTGACCTCCACCACCCACAAGACGCTGCGGGGGCCTCGAGGGGGCCTGATTCTTTCCGACAACCTAGAATTGGGCAAGAAACTAGACAGCCAAATCTTTCCCGGCATTCAAGGTGGCCCGCTCATGCACGTCATCGCCGCCAAAGCCGTCGCCTTTCACGAAGCCTTGCAGCCGGCCTTCAAAGAATACCAGCAGCGCATTGTGGATAATTGCAAAGCCCTGGCCTCGGCCTTGATGAACCTGGGCTACCGCCTGGTTTCCGGAGGCACCGACAACCACCTTATGCTCGTGGACCTGAGAAACAAGGGCATTACGGGAAAGGCGGCCGAAGAGGCGCTGGATCGGGCGGGAATCACGGTGAACAAGAATTCCATTCCTTTTGATCCGCAAAAACCCAACATCGCCAGCGGCATTCGCATCGGCACGGCCGCTGTCACCACGCGCGGCATGGAACCGTCGCACATGCTGCTCATTGCGGATTTTATTCATCAGGCCTTGAACGCCGTGGACAACGAGAGCCGCCTGGCCGAACTCAAAAGGCATGTGGCGGCCTTTTGCCATCAGTTTCCGTTGAACGCCTGGGCAGGCGATGGCGCCCATGACCGGAATGCAGCGCCGGCGGCGGACGTGTCGTCAAAGGCTGGCGCGTGTTTGTAGGAAGCCACAGCGAAAACTCTCCTCGAGGCCTGCGCCACGCCAACGGGCGGCTTTGTGGGAAGGGCTTCTTTGGCCATGCGACGGCCATGCCCGACAAAAAAGGCGATTCGCCATGGTCAAAGGATGGCGCTTGGCCGCGATGGTTCCGCATCCATAGAAACCAATGACGTCATGATGGACCTCATGCCCCAGGACGAACATTTTATGCGGCGAGCCATTCGCCTGGCCCTGAAGGGACGCGGGCACACAAGCCCCAATCCCAT
Encoded here:
- a CDS encoding YceD family protein — translated: MKIRVDEIPDSGRLVHVHWTQDRLERLLPPNDPQGFSLARPLNVDLEIHKKPDHIEVTGTLEGQLTLRCDRCLEEYASVLKRSVRVLLFHEVRGPKEEEVELEPDELEYEFFDGEIIEVDRMIAEEVFLELPMRCLCSETCRGLCAGCGANLNRETCTCQKTRASSPFDVLKSLTFSNP
- the rpmF gene encoding 50S ribosomal protein L32; translation: MAVPKRRTSKSRRDKRRSHLHLTAPSLTTCPQCHEPVMPHRICPSCGSYKGRPVLVTEEV
- a CDS encoding phosphate acyltransferase, whose translation is MAGPMVIAVDAMGGDAAPDAVVRGALQASARTNARILLVGDEKRLHRCLTSERHSPAIDVLHAPETVDMGDIGPLALRKKRLSSLYVAMDQLQRGTADAVVSAGNSAAIVATASHHLGLIPGLKRPALGVLLPSFGPDILLADAGAHSESGSIHLAQTVFLAISFLKHSCGRPHPSIGILNIGHEPTKGPRAIQGAMKLLAESFTPALRYVEPHTLFHGTVDGVVCDGFVGNALVKLLEGVSDAARQCLGTLGGDKLEPSAHRKAPPPEQWLHRLASKELGAAPLLGVRKTVLIAHGRSQAREIANAILDAVGYVRQELYPRMEKDGELLEHLAAVRSHYTRWMLAGLKGPWRLSTKKPESDKGGQP
- a CDS encoding acyl-CoA dehydrogenase family protein, with protein sequence MNYFLTDEQKMIQELAEQIAREKIRPMRAQLDEAEEFPTDILKTLAQSDLFGVYIPEEYGGLGGGILENCLAVEQLARACIGVATSFAASGLGAYPILLYGSEAQKAAYLPDIAAGKRLAAFAVTESGAGSDVTAIRTTAIKDGNFYVLNGTKQWITNGGEADIYSVLAVTDKTKGPRGASFFIVEKGDPGFSFGKKEKKLGIRASATRELVFQDCRIPKDRLIGREGMGFIIAMKTFDKSRPGIGALGVGLAQGALDIAVEYARKRIQFGKPIITFQAIQHKLADMAIKTEAARALIYCAARHLDTDPPDAGKVAAMCKVFASDTAMEVTTEAVQILGGYGYMRDYPVEKMFRDAKILQIYEGTNEIQRNIIGQELNKEYARLKESFI
- a CDS encoding electron transfer flavoprotein subunit beta/FixA family protein; amino-acid sequence: MKIVVCIKQVPDAKNVRIDPNTHTLVRQGVESIINPFDLFAVEAALRLKDQHGAHVTALTMGPPQAEEALREVLSRGVDDAVLLSDRAFAGADTWATATVLAAAIRKIQDVSLIFCGKQAIDGDTAQVGPELATLLDMPYATFVKGLELQGDGHLHVVRKTDEGIEEWRLPLPALLTVLRDVGDPRLPSLKHKMRARKAVIPVWGLEDVGLSEDRVGLRGSFTQVVRVFSPPKRSDRWMLEGSVAEQVEKLYQYLKEAKVPGL
- a CDS encoding electron transfer flavoprotein subunit alpha encodes the protein MKALVDLQKCTACGVCQDVCPVGAITVSETHAVVSDDCTLCGMCVDTCEFQAITLPEVGSGAPTDAASYRGVWAFAEWRHGRVHAVSYELLSAARRLADKKGVSCAAVLLGENLRDRASELLRYGADVVYVVDHPALRHFTDEAYSRCLVELVRRHKPEILLAGATSIGRSFIPRVAAMLQTGLTADCTDLDISDEGLLLQTRPAFGGNVMATIICPYGRPQMATVRPRVMRPVLDPRNGRVESVTLPEEVFRTRVQVLQVIPEEDTTAKLSEAEVIISGGRGLQKAENFRMVEELARLFKGAVGASRSVVEEGWVPVSHQVGQTGQTVSPTLYMAIGISGAIQHIVGMQGSKIVVAVNKDPEAPIFDVASCGVVADLFEFVPAFIERIRRGES
- the fabG gene encoding 3-oxoacyl-[acyl-carrier-protein] reductase, with protein sequence MAQAKVVVVTGASRGIGRAVALAFAEPGTTVVVNYRSGREAAEETGRAITERGAQAVLSPFDVADPEAVKAAFKNLTDTLGRLDVLVNNAGITRDNIFPRLKESDWDEVLNVNLKGVFLCCQAAMRPMLKQRYGRIINITSVVGFTGNAGQCNYAAAKAGIVGLTRSLAREVVSRNITVNAVAPGYIETEMTQALGEEARQALLSQIPAGRTGSPEEVAAAVRFLASDAAGYITGQVLHVNGGMFMG
- the fabF gene encoding beta-ketoacyl-ACP synthase II encodes the protein MVEGAKRRVVVTGLGLVTPLGVGVEQNWTNVINGVSGIAPITRFNTEGFATRIAGEVKGFQPEEFIPKKDLRKMDIFLTYAIAAAQLAVQDASLTIDPSESPRAGVVMGCGLGGLTTIEECHKTLLQSGPRKISPFFIPMLIANMAPGLISIQHGAKGPNLSFQTACAAGTHAIGHAFHLIRDGAADIMITGGVESTITPLCVGGFNAMRALSTRNDEPERASRPFDKDRDGFVLGEGSAVLILEEAERARKRGVRIYAEVIGFGASGDAYHMTAPPPDAEGAALCMRAALNDAGIDPHEVDYINAHGTSTDLNDRLETLAIKTVFGDHVKKLAVSSTKSMTGHLLGAAGGVEGAYTVLTLYHDVIPPTINYETPDPDCDLDYVPNVARRASVHVALSNSFGFGGTNGTLVFKKWTE
- the rpiB gene encoding ribose 5-phosphate isomerase B, which produces MKIMIGADHAGFELKEHIVAHLRLKGHHVEDIGTHSSDSVDYPDYAFTVARAVAQGMVDRGILLCGSGIGMSMAANRVPGVRAVLASEPYAAKMSRRHNDSNVLCLGGRFIGPDLAREIVDVWLAETFEGGRHCRRLDLLDNPSSWRNFR
- the glyA gene encoding serine hydroxymethyltransferase, whose amino-acid sequence is MNTSSLERTDPAMAKVLRDEEIRQRTKLELIASENFVSDAVRIAQGSVLTNKYAEGYPGRRYYGGCEHVDVAESLAQERAKALFQCRYANVQPHSGSQANMAVYFALLQPGDTIMGMDLRQGGHLTHGSPVSFSGRLFRVVSYGVHPDTETIDFDQMIRLAQEHRPKLIIAGASAYPRLIDFARFRHICDEIGAYLMVDMAHIAGLVAAGLHPNPLPHAHAVTSTTHKTLRGPRGGLILSDNLELGKKLDSQIFPGIQGGPLMHVIAAKAVAFHEALQPAFKEYQQRIVDNCKALASALMNLGYRLVSGGTDNHLMLVDLRNKGITGKAAEEALDRAGITVNKNSIPFDPQKPNIASGIRIGTAAVTTRGMEPSHMLLIADFIHQALNAVDNESRLAELKRHVAAFCHQFPLNAWAGDGAHDRNAAPAADVSSKAGACL